The genome window GCTTTAGGGAGTTTTGGTTTTTCTTCTGTACTGACCATGATTGCCGCTATTGCCTCCAGGACCAGCAATAACTTTGCACTGATGGCCATTTTAAGTTTTCCCATCATGTTGCCCTTTTTGTTGTTACTCATGAATGTATCTTCTTCAGCCCTGAGTAATGGTACAATTGCCGATAACGCAACCTACCTGCTGGCATTATTCCTGCTGGATGCTGTTGTAGTGGCACTCTCATTTGTTCTCTTTCCGTATTTGTGGAGAGATTAATTTTAACCATGCATGAATTATTGAAATATGGGAATGACCTTTAAAAAAGATTGGTGGAAGTTTCTGGGACTCGCTTTAGTGCTCTATAGTGTTATTGTGGGAATGATGATGAAAGTCCCTGAATTGCCTCTTATCGGGGAATCAATCAGGAACCTTTTTTACCATGTGGTAATGTGGTTCGCGATGATGCTTATGTTCATCATTGGCCTGGTGAGCAGCATCCGATATCTTTCGGCTTTTGACATGAAATATGACCGGCTGGCCTCGCAGGCAGTGAATGTGGGCCTCCTATTCGGGATACTTGGTATTGTTACCGGGATGGAATGGGCCAAATTTACATGGGGCACTGCCTGGACTAACGATCCCCAGTTGAATGGCGCAGCAGTCACTATACTGGCCTACTTTGCCTACCTGGTGCTTCGAAGTTCTTTGGATGAGGACCATAAACGCGCAAGGATTTCAGCTGTCTATAATATCTTTGCATTTGTCCTGCTTGTAGTATTCATTGGAATTCTGCCGAGAATCGCCAATAATTCATTACATCCTGCTGCAGGGGGAAATGCCAGCACTATGGCTACATTGGATACTTCACTTCGCATGGTGTTTTATCCGGCTATCATCGGTTGGGTGCTCATTGGTTGCTGGATTATACAAATCAAATTGCGACTGGCCTCCATCAAACACAGGCTCATGGAATCCGATATTCAATAATCGCCATGTTAAACAAATGATTGTCTAAACTTGTTAATTACTTACCATGTACGAATCAAAATATTTTGTGGTTGTCATCGTTTTGGCAACAGTATTTGTAGGAATCGCCGGTTACCTTATTTACCTTGATATTAAAACCCGGAAACTCGAAAAACAACTCAACGACAAGGAGAAAGATTAAGATGAAAAAAACGCATATTATCATCATCATATTTGTAGTTGTTGCAATAGGTGTAGTGATCAGTTTGTTCATGAATATCAGCACTTACAGCAACTTCTCAAAAGCAGCCCGTAACCAGGGGAAGGATTTCCAGATCATCGGGAAACTCGATAAAACCCGTCCTGTTATTTACGATGCCAAACTGAACCCCAATGAGTTTTCATTCTATATGGCAGATGAAAAAGGACATGTCAGGAAGGTGGTTTATAGCGGGGCCAAACCCCAGGACTTTGAGAAACCTTCGCAATTGGTTGTCATCGGAGCTATGGCTGATGACAGCATCTTTCTTGCGAAAAGCCTGCTGATGCAATGTCCTTCGAAATATAATGACGATGACAAGCCGGATTCTTTTGGAAAAAAGGAATTTGACGCAACGAAACCTCAACAGGGTACCAGTATGTAAGCCTT of Bacteroidales bacterium contains these proteins:
- the ccsA gene encoding cytochrome c biogenesis protein CcsA, which gives rise to MTFKKDWWKFLGLALVLYSVIVGMMMKVPELPLIGESIRNLFYHVVMWFAMMLMFIIGLVSSIRYLSAFDMKYDRLASQAVNVGLLFGILGIVTGMEWAKFTWGTAWTNDPQLNGAAVTILAYFAYLVLRSSLDEDHKRARISAVYNIFAFVLLVVFIGILPRIANNSLHPAAGGNASTMATLDTSLRMVFYPAIIGWVLIGCWIIQIKLRLASIKHRLMESDIQ
- a CDS encoding CcmD family protein — translated: MYESKYFVVVIVLATVFVGIAGYLIYLDIKTRKLEKQLNDKEKD
- a CDS encoding cytochrome c maturation protein CcmE; the encoded protein is MKKTHIIIIIFVVVAIGVVISLFMNISTYSNFSKAARNQGKDFQIIGKLDKTRPVIYDAKLNPNEFSFYMADEKGHVRKVVYSGAKPQDFEKPSQLVVIGAMADDSIFLAKSLLMQCPSKYNDDDKPDSFGKKEFDATKPQQGTSM